The Coffea arabica cultivar ET-39 chromosome 1e, Coffea Arabica ET-39 HiFi, whole genome shotgun sequence genome has a window encoding:
- the LOC140007085 gene encoding protein FAR1-RELATED SEQUENCE 5-like, producing MDCSKLAENGTPELGMEFNSKEDAYKFYNKYAFKMGFSVRKDYLNKDKDGVTTSRRYSCCKESVKRKYEGDVMPKRTRAPTKTGCGAKMVIVLFKGTMKYRVHDLVLEHNHELHIAQCAHMMPSQRKVSVAQGFQAEISEDAGLSLKQSHELIGTEAGGMGNVGYTRDDLKRYLRTRWERSLKYGEAGSMLNYFQEQTLENPSFFHAVQLDCEEQITNIFWADAGMLIDYNFFGDVVTFDTTYKTNKEYRPLGVFVGFNQYRQIVIFGAALMYDETIDSFKWVFGTFLEAMCGKHPSTILTDQDHAMAAALSIVMPETFHGLCTFHIRRNFMKHLGNHYKENSDLPYMFGACMYEFEEVEQFNRVWEAIVKKHNLETNEWLSGLYKIRDKWARCMMKERWTAGMRSTQLSESLNAAIKNHLKLDHDLVQFFRHFNQVVDEKRHNELIAEYEMRQKLPMVGLRQNTYACACIRDVFTNRICCIPK from the coding sequence ATGGATTGCAGCAAATTGGCAGAAAATGGGACCCCTGAATTAGGAATGGAGTTCAACAGTAAAGAGGATGCGTACAAGTTTTACAACAAGTATGCCTTTAAAATGGGTTTCAGTGTACGTAAAGACTATCTGAATAAAGACAAAGACGGCGTGACCACGTCTAGGAGATATAGTTGCTGCAAGGAAAGTGTGAAACGCAAGTACGAAGGTGATGTGATGCCAAAGAGGACACGAGCGCCGACGAAAACAGGGTGTGGAGCTAAGATGGTTATCGTGCTGTTTAAAGGGACAATGAAGTACCGTGTGCATGACCTTGTCTTAGAGCATAATCATGAGTTGCACATTGCTCAATGTGCTCACATGATGCCATCACAAAGAAAAGTGAGTGTGGCTCAAGGATTCCAAGCTGAAATAAGCGAGGATGCTGGGCTTTCATTGAAACAGAGCCATGAGCTTATAGGAACGGAAGCAGGTGGAATGGGTAATGTGGGATATACTCGGGATGATCTTAAACGATATCTTCGAACGAGATGGGAAAGGAGCTTGAAATATGGAGAAGCAGGTAGCATGCTGAATTATTTTCAAGAGCAAACACTCGAGAATCCATCATTTTTTCATGCCGTACAGCTGGACTGTGAAGAACAAATAACGAATATCTTTTGGGCTGATGCAGGAATGTTAATTGACTACAACTTTTTTGGAGACGTAGTCACATTCGAcacaacctacaaaacaaataaagaatacCGGCCACTTGGAGTATTTGTGGGTTTTAACCAGTATAGGCAAATTGTGATATTCGGTGCTGCCCTTATGTATGATGAGACGATAGATTCTTTCAAATGGGTGTTTGGTACATTTCTAGAAGCAATGTGCGGAAAACATCCAAGTACCATACTAACCGACCAAGATCACGCCATGGCAGCCGCTCTTTCAATTGTCATGCCTGAAACATTTCACGGTCTATGTACGTTTCACATAAGGCGTAATTTTATGAAACATCTTGGCAATCACTACAAGGAAAATAGTGATCTTCCATACATGTTTGGTGCCTGCATGTATGAGTTTGAAGAAGTGGAACAATTCAATAGGGTGTGGGAAGCGATAGTGAAGAAACACAATCTTGAAACTAATGAATGGCTCTCAGGGTTGTACAAAATTCGTGATAAATGGGCAAGGTGCATGATGAAAGAAAGATGGACCGCGGGAATGCGAAGCACCCAACTCAGCGAAAGCCTAAATGCAGCaattaaaaatcatttgaaactgGATCATGACCTTGTGCAGTTCTTTAGACATTTCAATCAGGTGGTTGATGAAAAGAGACATAATGAACTGATCGCAGAATATGAAATGAGGCAAAAGCTCCCCATGGTAGGGTTAAGGCAAAACACCTATGCTTGTGCATGCATCAGAGACGTATTCACCAACCGTATTTGTTGCATTCCAAAATGA
- the LOC140007086 gene encoding protein FAR1-RELATED SEQUENCE 5-like, producing the protein MVILRQQDAAMFVEFAVMRYDGGLERTVVFNRNDLSVRCSCKKYENEGILCGHALKVFDTVGIKIIPPEYIKRRWTKRARAGDCFDRRGQEVVADPKVMISTRYRELAPAMIKVATRAAMSEDTSKVAIIVISYLSKRVELLLSESEEQPLQN; encoded by the coding sequence ATGGTTATATTGAGACAACAAGATGCAGCGATGTTTGTGGAGTTTGCGGTCATGAGGTATGATGGAGGACTTGAAAGAACAGTAGTATTCAATCGGAATGATCTAAGTGTACGTTGCAGTTGCAAAAAATACGAGAATGAAGGCATTTTATGTGGGCACGCGTTGAAGGTGTTTGATACCGTGGGCATAAAAATAATTCCTCCTGAATACATTAAGAGGCGATGGACAAAAAGAGCTCGGGCTGGAGACTGTTTTGATCGGCGAGGACAGGAAGTTGTGGCTGATCCTAAAGTCATGATTTCAACTCGTTATCGGGAGCTCGCTCCAGCCATGATTAAGGTCGCAACTCGAGCAGCAATGTCGGAGGACACCAGCAAAGTAGCAATCATTGTCATATCCTATTTGTCAAAGAGAGTTGAGCTCCTCCTCTCAGAAAGCGAAGAGCAACCTttgcaaaattaa